The Microterricola viridarii genome segment ACCAGCCGCCGACGGTGAGCAGCACGCCCAGGCCCGTTGCGAGCCAGATCCCGTCGATCCCGGATGCCACGGCGCCGCGCTCGTCGCCCGCGCCGAGCCGGCGGGCCACCGCCGGGGTGGTGCTGTAGGCGAGGAACACCATCAGCCCGATGATCGTCTGCAGCACGGCGCTGGCGATGCCGAGGCCGGCCAGGGGCACGGCGCCCAGGTGGCCGATCATCGCCGAGTCGGCGAGCAGGAACAGCGGCTCGGCGATGAGCGCGCCGAGCGCGGGCACGGCAAGGCTCAGGATCTCGCGATCAACGGGGCGGCGGCGGAAGACTGTGATGCTTCGAGCCTAGGGCGCACGGCTGCCCGTAAGGAATTTGTCAGAATTCTCCCCACGAGGCGTGGAGCGGCGTAGCGTCGCCACTATGAGCACGGTGACGGAAACCTCGATCGGTGAGGCGCCGGTGATTGAGACCCGGGGCCTGCAGAAAAGCTTCGGCCGGGTGGTGGCGCTCGACGGGCTCGACCTCAGCGTCGCCCGTGGCGAGGTGCACGGCTTCCTCGGGCCGAACGGCGCGGGCAAGTCCACGACGATCCGCGTGCTGCTCGGCCTGATGCGTGCGACCGGCGGCACGGCATCCGTGTTCGGGCAGGATCCCTGGGCGGATGCCGCGGCGCTGCATGCACGGATCGCCTATGTGCCCGGCGACGTCAGCCTGTGGCCGAATCTCTCCGGCGGCGAGGCCATCGACCTGCTCACCCGGCTGCGCGGCGGCGACGCCGACAAGCGCGCCTACGCCGGCCGGCGGGAGGAGCTCGCGGCGGCGTTCCAGTTCGACCCGTCGAAGAAAGCCCGCACCTACTCCAAGGGCAACCGGCAGAAGGTGGCGTTGATCGCGGCGCTCGCCACCCCGGCCGAGCTGTACATCTTCGACGAGCCCACCTCGGGGCTCGACCCGCTGATGGAGGCCGTGTTCCGCGAGCAGATCGCGCTGCGCCTGGGCGACGGCGCCAGCGTGCTGCTCAGCAGTCACATCTTGAGCGAGGTCGAGCACCTCTGTGACCGGGTGAGCATCATCCGCGCAGGCCGCACCGTCGAGAGCGGCACTCTGGCCGAGCTGCGCCACCTGACTCGCACGGAGGTCGCCTTCGCCGCCGCGGGGGAGGCCGGCGACGTCACGCCGGAGCAGCTGGCGCGAATCCCCGCGGCCCACGACCTGGTGCGGGACGGCGGCCGGGTGCGGTTCACCGCCGACAGTGACGACATGCCGCGGGTGCTCGCGGCGCTCGCCGAGCTGCGGGTGGCCGGCGTCACCGTGAACCCGCCGTCGCTGGAGGAACTCTTCATGCGGCACTACGGGGCGGACGGGGTTTCGACAGGCTCAACCAGCGGGGCAGGCTCAGCGAGCGGGGCAGGCTCAACCGGCGGGGCAGGCTCAACGAGCGGGGCTGGCTCAACGAGTGGGGCTGGCTCGACCGGCGGGGCAGGCTCAGCGAGTGGGGCTGACTCGGAGCAGGCGCGGACATGACCGCCGTGCGCCCGATGGCCGGGCGGGCCGGCGCGGCCGCCACGGCATCCGCGGACCAGAGGCCGCCGCGCACGCTGATGCCGCTCGTGGCGCAACGGTTCCGCCGCGACCGGGTGCAGCTGATGGCCTGGGTCGCCGGATTCGCGCTGCTCGCCTACGTCGGCAACGCGGCCGTCACCGGCACCTACGGCACGGAGCCGCAGCGCGTCGAGGTGCTGAAGCTGATCCAGTCGACGCCCGCCGTGCTGATGCTGCGCGGCACCCCGCAGGGCCCGGCCGCCGACGCTTTCCAGTTCTTCCTGCTGTTCGCCTTCCTCGGCGTGCTGATCGGGCTGATGCAGACATTCCTCGCCGTGCGCCACAGCCGGGCAGAGGAGGAGTCCGGTCGGGCGGAGCTGATCGGGGCGACGCCGGCCGGGCGCAGCACTCCGATCCTCGCGACGCTGATCGAGGGGGTCGTGGCCGCCGTCTCGATCGGCGTGGTGTCTGCCCTCGGCTATCTTGCGGGCGGCGCGAATGTGTACGGCAGCTGGCTGGCCGGGGCGGCGCTCGCCGTCACCGGCATCGCCTTCCTGGGCGTCGGCCTGTTCTCCGCCCAGCTGATGCGCACCTCCCGCGGGGCGAACGGCCTGGCCGCGGCCGTCGTCACGATCTCCTACGTGCTGCGCGGCCTCGGCGACTCGATGGGCACGGTGCACGCCGACGGCGTGAGCATGACGGCGGCCTGGCCGAGCTGGCTCAGCCCGATCGGCTGGGGGCAGGCCGTCGCCCCGTTCTCTGTCGCCCCGCAAGACGGCCAGCACGCCTGGCCGCTGGCGCTGGGCCTGCTGCTCGGAGCGGTGCTCGTCATCGCCTCGCTCTGGATGCAGGCACACCGCGACGTCGACTCGAGCGTGATCCCCGAGCGGGCGGGCCGGCTGCATGCGCCGGCCAGCCTGAGCGGCCCGATCGGCCTGGCCTGGCGGCTGCAGCGCAACGCGGTGATCGGCTGGGCGGTGGCCGGGGCGCTCTTCGGGCTTCTCGTGGGTGCGCTGGGCCAGACGCTGGTCGACCTGGTGCGGGCGGGCAACGGCGCCGCAACGGACGTGAGCAACAGCATCGGCAATACGCTGTCGTCGTTCGCCGGGCCGGGCGCCGCCGGCTCCTTCATCGACCTATTCACCGCGTCGATGTTCAGCCTCGTCGGCATCATCGCCGCGGTCGGGGCGGTGCAGGCGATGGTGCGCGCCCGCCAGGACGAGGCGTTCGGCACGGCTGAGCTCGTGCTCGCGACGCCGGTGACCCGGGTGCGCTGGTTCGCCAGCTACCTGGTGCTCGGGGCGGTGACCGCCGTGCTGGTGCTGGGTGTCGCCGTGCTCGGCGCGGTGATCGGCCTCGCGGGATCCGCCGGGATCGGCGATCGGGCCGCAATCGCCGCGCAGGCCGGGCTCGCCCAGCTGCCCGCCGTGCTGGTGCTGCTGGCCGTCGTGGCGCTCATCTTCGCCCTGCTGCCGCGCGCCACCATCTGGCTCGGCTGGGTGGTGCTGATCCTCGCCATCGGCATCGGCCAGTTCGGCGGGCTGCTCGGGCTGCCGGATGTCGTGCGCGACGCCTCCCCGTTCTCACACACGCCGGTCGTCGGCACGGGCGCCGTCGACTGGAGCGGGGCCTGGGTGATGCTGGTGCTCGCGCTGGCGCTGTCGGCGCTCGCCGCCGTGCTGGTGCGCCGTCGCGACGTCGCGCTGGGCGGGTAGCTGAGCCGGCTTCGGTCGCGGGCGCGCCCCCGAGCGGGCGGGGGATGCTGTTCCCGTTGGTTGAGTAGACAACGGGGAGATGCCTGTTCCCGTTGGTCGAGTAGCGAGGAACGAGCGTATCGAGACCTCGCACCCGGCTCGGTTTCGTGTCGGAAGCCGGGTCTCGATACGGCCCTGGCGGGCCTACTCGACCAGCGGGGGAGGAGCGCCGGCCCGCTGGTTGAGCTCCCTCTCGCTGGTTGAACCCCGACCCGCTGGTTGAGCTTGTCGAAACCCCGCCCAGGAGCGCCCTCCACCAGCTGGTCGAGTAGCGAGGAACGAGCGTATCGAGACCTCGCAGTGCCGGAAGCCGGGTCTCGATACGGCCCTGGCGGGCCTACTCGACCAGCGGGGGAGGAGTGCCGGCCCGCTGGTTGAGCTTCCTCCCGCTGGTTGAGCTTGTCGAAACCCCGCCCGGGAGCGCCCCTCCACCCGTTGGTCGAGTAGCGAGGAACGAGCGTATCGAGACTTCGCACCCGGCTCGGTTTCGTGCTGGAAGCCGGGTCTCGATACGGCCCTGGCGGGCCTACTCGACCAGAGGGGGAGGAGCTCCCTCCTGCTGGTTGAGCTTGTCGAAACCCCGCCCGGGAGCGCCCCTCCACCTGTTGGTCGAGTAGCGAGGAACGAGCGTATCGAGACTTCGCACCCGGCTCGGTTTCGTGCCGGAAGTCGGGTCTCGATACGGCCCTGGCGGGCCTACTCGACCAGCGGGAGGGCGGGTGCCTTGGCTTCGGTCGCACGCTCCCTCGAGCCAACGGGCGGGGGAGTGGGCTACTGGATGGGGTGCGCGGAGCGGATGCGATCGGCCGGGTCGTACTGCGCCTTGGCCGCGCGCAGCCGGGCGAGTGTTGCCGCCGGGTAGAGCTGCTCCGGCGCGGCGCTCGACTCCCGGAAGTTGATGTAGTCGATGCCGCTCTGCCAGGGCCGAGTCGCGTCGAGCACCGCGGATGCCGCCGACTCCACCATGGCCGCCGCCTCCGGCGTCGGCGCGATGCCGACCGCGTAGATCAGGAAGCGGCCGTGCAGGCTGTCCACGGCGCCACCTCCCGGTGCCGGCACAGAGACGGCCCCGCCGAGCTGGCGGATTTCAACGGCCAGCAGCGGCGACTCCACGTCCGGTCCGGCCAGCTGCACGAGCAGCTCGATGGCCTCGCGCGGCAGCTCGGCGAGGTTCGCACCGTCCCCGGCGCCGGGCACCGGCCCCGGTGGGTCCATGTGCACCTCGCCGAGGCGGCCCACCGGCATCAGCCCGAAGGTGTCGATGATCGGCCCGAGGTCGCGCAGCGGGGAGAGCGTGGCCTCGGCTGCGGCCGAGCGCTCCGCGTCGGATTCGCTGCCAGCCGGCTGGTCCACGGCGATCGCCCCGTCGATGGCGACGAAGCGTTGGCCGCGCAGGAACTCCGGCAGCTCGGGCATCGGCGGCACGCGCAGCAAGCGCAGGCTGGTGGTGGCGCTCTCGTCGGCGTCCCTGCTCCACTGCTCCCATGCGGTGAGCACCTCGGCGGCGCGCTCCAACGGGAACAGCAGCATGCCGGCGTAGGCGTCGCGCACGGCGAAGACGCGCATGGTGATCGCGGTGACCACGGCGTAGTTGCCGCCGCCGCCTCGCAGCGCGTAGAACAGCTCTCCCTCGGTCTCGGCGGTGGCGCGCAGGATGCGGCCGTCGCCAGTGACGGCCTCGATCTCGGTCACGTGCGAGGCGGCGAGGCCGAGGCTACGGGCGAACCAGCTGAGGCCGCCGCCGAGCAGGTAGCCGGCGACGCCGACATCCGGGGCGGAACCGGCCAGGCCCATCAGACCGTGCTCGGCCAGAGCTGCGGTGACGTCTGCCCAGATCACACCCGAGCCCACGCGCACGGTGAGCGCCTCGGTGTCGACATCGATGCCGGCGAGGGCCGTGGTGCGGATCAGGAGGCTGCCGGCCAGGTCGCCGAGCGGAGCGGCCATGTGGCCGGTGCCCTGAGCGACGACACGCAGCTCGTGCTCCGCCGCGAAGAGGATGGCCTGGCGCACGTCGTCGGCGTTGCGTGGGGCGACGACGGCGTCCGGGTGCTGGTCCGCGCTCAGGTTCCAGGCCTGCCGGGCCGCGTCCCAGCCGGCATCCGCCGGCGTCGTGACGACCCCGGCGATGCGCCCGGCCAACTGGGCGTAGACCTCGGCGGGCAACGAAGTGGATTCTGCGATGGTCATAGTGGCCTTCTTCTCGGGATTGTGGCGCGACCGGAGAGGATGCCGACCCCTGCCACAGCAGCGGGGTCGAGGCGGAGAAACCCGTGGACCGCGTCGATGCGAGACGATTTTCGGCCGCACCGAGAACCCACGGTAGGCGGGGTGCACACCGATGGCCTCAGGGGTTTCCCTGAACCGATCGGCGACCTCGGACGACCGCCCAGGGGTCTCGGGCCGGGGGCCACCCGCCCTAGATGTCGACGATTTCCTTGCCGAGCGGGGCCAGCGAGACAGGCACCATCTTGAAGTTGGCGATGCCGAACGGGATGCCGATGATCGTGATGCACAGTGCGATGCCAGAGAGGATGTGGCCGATCGCGAGCCACAGCCCGGCGACGATGACCCAGATCACGTTGCCGAGGAACGACCAGACACCGGAGGTGGGCTTGTTCACGACGGTCTTGCCGAACGGCCAGAGAGCGTAGGCCCCGATGCGGAACGAGGCGATGCCCCAGGGGATCGTGACGATCAGGATGCAGCAGACCACCCCGGCGACCAGGTAACCGAGGAACAGCCAGAAGCCGCTGAGAACCAGCCAGATGATGTTGAGCAGCGTCTTCATAGTCCTCACAGTGAAGCAGTTCTGGCAGGGCTTCGCACGCTCGCCGCGCATCGACCGCTTCGCCACTGGCGGAATCCCTCCGGTTCTGAGTGGGCTTCCCCATAGGCTGAGGGGCATGACCGCTGCGACGACTGCTTCTGGAATTGTGCTCGACGAACTCGACCCGGCCGTGCGCCCGCAAGATGACTTGTTCCGCCACGTCAACGGCAAGTGGATCGCACGCACCGAGATCCCGTCCGACAAAGCCCGCTACGGCTCGTTCTACGTGCTGCACGAAGAAGCCGAGGAGGCCGTGCGCGAGATCATCAACGAGTCGCAGGGCGCGCCGGCCGACACAGAGGCGCGCAAGATCGGCGACCTGTTCACGAGCTTCATGGACGAGGAGCGCATCGAGAACCTCGGCGTGACGCCGATCGCCGGCCAGCTCGCTGCCGCGGCATCCGTCTCCTCCGTGCCCGAGTTCCTCGCCACGCTCGGCGAGCTCGAGCGGGCCGGCGTCAGCGGCTTCTACCAGCTCTTCGTCGACAACGACCCGGGCGACCCGGAGCGCTACCTCGTCTTCGCCGAGCAGGGCGGCATCGGCCTGCCGGATGAGAGCTACTTCCGTGAGGAGAAGTTCGCCGACATCCGCACCGCCTACAAGGCCCACCTGGAGCGCATGTTCCGCCTGGCCGGCCTGAGCGAGCCCGCCGAGCGCGCCGAGCGCGTCTTCGCTCTCGAGACCGCGATCGCCGGGCT includes the following:
- a CDS encoding ABC transporter ATP-binding protein, which translates into the protein MSTVTETSIGEAPVIETRGLQKSFGRVVALDGLDLSVARGEVHGFLGPNGAGKSTTIRVLLGLMRATGGTASVFGQDPWADAAALHARIAYVPGDVSLWPNLSGGEAIDLLTRLRGGDADKRAYAGRREELAAAFQFDPSKKARTYSKGNRQKVALIAALATPAELYIFDEPTSGLDPLMEAVFREQIALRLGDGASVLLSSHILSEVEHLCDRVSIIRAGRTVESGTLAELRHLTRTEVAFAAAGEAGDVTPEQLARIPAAHDLVRDGGRVRFTADSDDMPRVLAALAELRVAGVTVNPPSLEELFMRHYGADGVSTGSTSGAGSASGAGSTGGAGSTSGAGSTSGAGSTGGAGSASGADSEQART
- a CDS encoding FAD-binding oxidoreductase, yielding MTIAESTSLPAEVYAQLAGRIAGVVTTPADAGWDAARQAWNLSADQHPDAVVAPRNADDVRQAILFAAEHELRVVAQGTGHMAAPLGDLAGSLLIRTTALAGIDVDTEALTVRVGSGVIWADVTAALAEHGLMGLAGSAPDVGVAGYLLGGGLSWFARSLGLAASHVTEIEAVTGDGRILRATAETEGELFYALRGGGGNYAVVTAITMRVFAVRDAYAGMLLFPLERAAEVLTAWEQWSRDADESATTSLRLLRVPPMPELPEFLRGQRFVAIDGAIAVDQPAGSESDAERSAAAEATLSPLRDLGPIIDTFGLMPVGRLGEVHMDPPGPVPGAGDGANLAELPREAIELLVQLAGPDVESPLLAVEIRQLGGAVSVPAPGGGAVDSLHGRFLIYAVGIAPTPEAAAMVESAASAVLDATRPWQSGIDYINFRESSAAPEQLYPAATLARLRAAKAQYDPADRIRSAHPIQ
- a CDS encoding YccF domain-containing protein → MKTLLNIIWLVLSGFWLFLGYLVAGVVCCILIVTIPWGIASFRIGAYALWPFGKTVVNKPTSGVWSFLGNVIWVIVAGLWLAIGHILSGIALCITIIGIPFGIANFKMVPVSLAPLGKEIVDI
- a CDS encoding ABC transporter permease, translating into MTAVRPMAGRAGAAATASADQRPPRTLMPLVAQRFRRDRVQLMAWVAGFALLAYVGNAAVTGTYGTEPQRVEVLKLIQSTPAVLMLRGTPQGPAADAFQFFLLFAFLGVLIGLMQTFLAVRHSRAEEESGRAELIGATPAGRSTPILATLIEGVVAAVSIGVVSALGYLAGGANVYGSWLAGAALAVTGIAFLGVGLFSAQLMRTSRGANGLAAAVVTISYVLRGLGDSMGTVHADGVSMTAAWPSWLSPIGWGQAVAPFSVAPQDGQHAWPLALGLLLGAVLVIASLWMQAHRDVDSSVIPERAGRLHAPASLSGPIGLAWRLQRNAVIGWAVAGALFGLLVGALGQTLVDLVRAGNGAATDVSNSIGNTLSSFAGPGAAGSFIDLFTASMFSLVGIIAAVGAVQAMVRARQDEAFGTAELVLATPVTRVRWFASYLVLGAVTAVLVLGVAVLGAVIGLAGSAGIGDRAAIAAQAGLAQLPAVLVLLAVVALIFALLPRATIWLGWVVLILAIGIGQFGGLLGLPDVVRDASPFSHTPVVGTGAVDWSGAWVMLVLALALSALAAVLVRRRDVALGG